A region of Mesorhizobium sp. AR02 DNA encodes the following proteins:
- the bhcR gene encoding HTH-type transcriptional regulator BhcR has protein sequence METVEKRQRGRPRAFNGPSEANSVQSLDRALRILAIVAEGSGLSLSEIAAQSGLAASTAYRMLTTLQNHGMVEFDTSDQLWSIGVETYRMGAAFLRRRKLVDRARIVMQELMERTGETANLGVAEDDCVVFVSQVETHQAIRAFFRPGTRSPFHASGIGKAVLAHLEPERVGTILRKAGLQRFTDKTLSEIPALAHDLAVIKQRGWSVDDEERHPGMRCVAAAIFNEFGEPIGGVSVSGPTVRVTPERLAEIGPMVRSAAAEVTRMIGGVQAG, from the coding sequence ATGGAAACCGTCGAAAAACGCCAGCGTGGCCGGCCCCGCGCCTTCAACGGGCCATCCGAGGCCAATTCGGTGCAGTCGCTCGACCGGGCGTTGCGCATCCTGGCCATTGTCGCGGAGGGCAGCGGCCTGTCGCTGAGCGAGATTGCAGCGCAGAGCGGCCTTGCCGCCTCCACCGCCTACCGCATGCTGACGACGCTGCAAAACCACGGCATGGTCGAATTCGACACATCAGACCAGTTGTGGTCGATCGGCGTCGAGACCTATCGTATGGGCGCGGCGTTCCTGCGCCGGCGCAAGCTTGTCGACCGCGCCCGCATCGTCATGCAGGAGCTGATGGAAAGAACCGGCGAGACCGCCAATCTCGGCGTCGCCGAGGATGACTGCGTGGTGTTTGTCAGCCAGGTCGAGACGCACCAGGCGATCCGCGCCTTCTTCCGGCCGGGCACGCGCAGCCCTTTCCATGCTTCGGGCATCGGCAAGGCGGTGCTGGCGCATCTCGAACCGGAGCGCGTCGGCACCATTCTGCGCAAGGCCGGCCTGCAGCGCTTCACCGACAAGACGCTGTCCGAGATCCCTGCCCTTGCCCACGATCTGGCTGTCATCAAGCAGCGCGGCTGGTCGGTCGATGACGAGGAGCGGCACCCCGGCATGCGCTGCGTGGCCGCCGCCATCTTCAACGAATTCGGCGAGCCGATCGGCGGCGTTTCGGTGTCGGGGCCGACGGTGCGGGTCACGCCGGAGCGGCTGGCCGAGATCGGGCCGATGGTGCGCAGTGCCGCGGCCGAGGTGACCAGGATGATCGGCGGCGTGCAAGCCGGATGA
- a CDS encoding BA14K family protein has protein sequence MFKRTLVSGLIATTVAATTLVGTVQPSAAHSHHHDLGIGIAAGVGGFVLGSLLAQQPPRTVYVDEDGGSWHVRRCLDRYSSYDPDSDTYIGRDGYSHYCRL, from the coding sequence ATGTTCAAGCGCACACTCGTTTCCGGCCTCATCGCCACCACCGTCGCCGCCACCACGCTTGTCGGCACCGTTCAGCCTTCGGCGGCCCATTCGCATCACCACGACCTCGGCATCGGCATCGCCGCCGGCGTCGGCGGGTTTGTCCTTGGCAGCCTGCTCGCCCAGCAGCCGCCGCGCACCGTCTATGTCGACGAAGACGGCGGTTCCTGGCACGTCCGCCGCTGCCTCGATCGCTACTCGAGCTACGATCCGGACTCCGACACCTACATCGGTCGCGACGGCTACAGCCACTACTGCCGGCTCTGA
- a CDS encoding DUF2569 family protein: protein MGSFSIWHWAILLLVIGVPVFFAVRSAAKPSQKPEALVGFGGWLLLLAIGQTLSPLRTLADLANSVEGYQQLMTVSNGPLAVYGELILNLAFLALQLVVLVAMLRRSRRFPQLFLCQWFAIPVVFILDTIWIASILDVPVNQVLAGDALVAPIASFVGTGIWAAYVYRSVRVRNTFIRTNVSTQIASAS from the coding sequence ATGGGATCGTTTTCCATCTGGCATTGGGCGATCTTGCTGCTGGTGATCGGCGTGCCTGTTTTCTTTGCTGTTCGATCGGCCGCGAAGCCGTCACAGAAACCCGAGGCTCTTGTCGGCTTCGGCGGCTGGCTGCTGTTGCTGGCGATCGGTCAGACATTGTCGCCGCTGCGCACACTCGCCGACCTGGCCAATTCCGTTGAAGGCTACCAGCAGCTCATGACCGTCTCAAATGGGCCTCTGGCGGTGTATGGCGAGCTTATCCTCAATCTGGCATTTCTGGCGCTTCAGCTGGTTGTGCTCGTTGCGATGCTGCGGCGAAGCCGCCGCTTCCCGCAATTGTTTCTGTGCCAGTGGTTTGCGATTCCGGTCGTGTTCATCCTGGACACGATCTGGATTGCGTCAATTCTGGACGTTCCGGTGAACCAAGTGCTCGCAGGCGATGCGCTGGTGGCACCCATAGCCTCGTTTGTGGGGACCGGCATCTGGGCTGCTTATGTCTATAGGTCAGTCAGGGTGAGGAATACGTTCATCAGGACGAACGTATCTACCCAGATCGCGAGCGCTTCATAG
- a CDS encoding TetR/AcrR family transcriptional regulator → MSGLRARQKADRHRRIIEAAAALFREAGYEGAKIEAIAAQAEVSIGTIYNYYENKGDILGAIVSLEVNEVLNAGRGVVARPPANVGDALDTLIGIYIEHSLHYLSKEMWRQAMAISTQLPDSPFGQAYTALDRSLTEQIRALIARLQEIGLVRQDIDGTALGELIFNNMNMMFIEFVKRDEARIPELRAAIRRQNRMLVAAIGV, encoded by the coding sequence ATGAGCGGATTGCGGGCAAGGCAAAAGGCGGACCGGCACAGGCGCATCATCGAGGCGGCGGCAGCGCTTTTCCGCGAGGCCGGCTATGAGGGCGCCAAGATCGAGGCGATCGCCGCGCAGGCGGAAGTGTCGATCGGCACCATCTACAATTATTATGAGAACAAGGGCGACATCCTCGGCGCCATCGTCTCGCTGGAGGTCAACGAGGTGCTCAATGCCGGGCGAGGCGTCGTCGCCAGGCCGCCGGCCAATGTCGGCGATGCGCTGGACACGCTGATCGGCATCTATATCGAGCACTCGCTGCACTATCTCAGCAAGGAGATGTGGCGGCAGGCGATGGCGATCTCGACGCAATTGCCCGACAGCCCGTTCGGCCAGGCCTACACCGCGCTCGACCGCTCACTCACCGAACAGATCCGCGCGCTGATCGCCCGGCTGCAGGAGATTGGCCTGGTGCGCCAGGACATCGACGGGACGGCGCTGGGCGAACTGATCTTCAACAACATGAACATGATGTTCATCGAATTCGTGAAGCGCGACGAGGCGAGGATCCCGGAGCTGCGCGCGGCGATACGCAGGCAGAACCGGATGCTGGTGGCGGCGATCGGGGTGTGA